One region of Chlamydia psittaci 6BC genomic DNA includes:
- a CDS encoding insulinase family protein — MKWKALFVTLLISVSVTSCKQPSKILPDHCPLKVFTPSIANQKTAKIICPNGLQLLIISHPGISNSGAALAVKTGNSSDPQDFPGLAHLTEHCVFLGNVKYPDNDGFSHFLSNNNGVYNAYTSSYTTSFLFSIKNSAFIEAIDQFVHLFIHPLFRQEDIDREKKAVHQEFSMHLNQDLRRVHRIQQLIAPEGHPMQRFGCGNACTLAQVQSQDMHKWFHQHYHPENMIAVIHTAETIEKAIKIFPKIFAKIPSKKNYQKRTLSSGDDHLSSGKLYINTAVEPKASMRVYWHLYTTSQAPIGCYAALSYILNHEATDSLVYLLKEENLITELDSGFYKTSDNTVSFTIYYQLTEKGEREYSRVLLHTFAYLHQIQKQGIPEHCLKDITTINTLEYCYGSNTNLFKTLQEQIADLIDEDLTTYPYRSLVYPKYSSEEEQSILKTLSDPSQARYVLSTKNPKNWQEALQHHDTIFDMVYYEKSLSDLQAYQEADSKGCMALPQPNIYIPKNIEVANVSKTDTEGFPFLPRLAYQDKGLTFYYCEDNFYTTPKLTINLRIRSPKISRKNIRSLIATDLCALAINENLVKQYYLAAQAGLSFSTSLRGDGLNLEITGYTTTAPILLKSILSSLKPAIDKDKFDIQKQQLLEIYQRKISECPIRAGIDQLWSYTLHDVYSYQEKLASLKTMDFEEVESFVNSLFDQLHVDALVLGPPSKKQEDELLSIVKDFSSCYPQYDVDGFYYQRQEKDIANINIDYPLSGNAMLLVLQDRRSSSIDHVVATEMMFKWLHHIAFSHLRTEQQLGYVIGACYHEPLLCPSGILYIRSNAYTPQELAMKTQAFIQSVAASVEDFGMSEAYFSDLKDAYIKNITHPTHSLESMGSALFSLAFEKASVQFSLPNEKIAAAKNMNYTDFKVYCQEFLNQKLGSEIPVYIHGKEG, encoded by the coding sequence ATGAAGTGGAAGGCACTATTCGTTACCTTACTTATATCAGTATCAGTGACGTCGTGCAAACAACCTTCAAAGATACTTCCCGATCATTGCCCACTAAAAGTTTTTACCCCTTCCATAGCAAATCAAAAAACAGCAAAAATCATCTGTCCAAACGGACTTCAGTTGCTCATCATTTCTCATCCAGGGATTTCTAACTCAGGAGCTGCTTTAGCAGTGAAAACGGGAAATTCTTCAGATCCACAAGATTTTCCTGGACTAGCACATTTAACAGAACACTGTGTCTTTCTAGGAAATGTAAAATATCCTGATAACGACGGGTTTTCTCATTTCCTAAGTAACAACAACGGAGTATACAACGCCTATACTAGTTCCTATACAACGAGTTTTCTATTTTCTATAAAGAACTCAGCATTTATTGAAGCTATTGATCAATTTGTGCATTTATTTATCCATCCTCTTTTCCGTCAAGAGGACATCGACAGAGAGAAAAAGGCTGTACACCAGGAATTTTCCATGCATCTCAATCAGGATCTTCGTCGTGTACACCGCATTCAACAACTTATTGCTCCTGAAGGACACCCTATGCAAAGATTTGGATGTGGAAATGCTTGCACATTAGCTCAAGTTCAATCTCAGGACATGCACAAATGGTTTCATCAGCATTACCACCCTGAAAATATGATAGCGGTCATCCACACAGCGGAGACTATAGAAAAGGCTATCAAAATCTTTCCCAAAATCTTTGCGAAAATTCCCTCTAAGAAAAACTATCAGAAACGTACTCTGTCTTCTGGTGATGACCACCTCTCATCAGGGAAACTGTATATCAATACTGCTGTGGAGCCTAAAGCAAGTATGAGGGTCTACTGGCATCTATATACTACCTCTCAAGCGCCCATAGGCTGTTATGCTGCCCTTTCCTATATCTTAAATCATGAAGCAACAGATAGTCTTGTCTATCTATTAAAAGAGGAAAACCTCATTACAGAGTTAGATTCTGGATTTTATAAAACCTCAGACAACACAGTGAGTTTCACAATATACTATCAGCTCACTGAAAAAGGTGAACGAGAATACTCTAGAGTACTACTCCACACTTTTGCCTACTTACATCAAATCCAAAAACAGGGCATTCCTGAACACTGTCTAAAAGACATTACTACTATTAATACTCTAGAGTATTGCTACGGCTCAAACACGAATCTTTTCAAAACTCTGCAGGAACAAATTGCAGATCTTATTGACGAAGATTTAACCACATATCCCTATCGCTCTCTTGTTTATCCCAAATATTCCTCTGAGGAAGAGCAAAGCATTTTAAAAACGCTTTCAGATCCCAGCCAAGCGCGTTATGTGCTATCAACAAAAAACCCTAAAAATTGGCAAGAAGCCCTACAACACCATGATACGATTTTTGATATGGTCTATTATGAAAAGTCCTTATCGGATCTACAAGCCTACCAAGAAGCGGACTCAAAAGGATGTATGGCTTTGCCGCAACCGAATATTTATATTCCGAAAAATATTGAGGTTGCAAACGTGTCTAAAACAGACACAGAAGGATTTCCTTTCTTACCTAGATTAGCTTATCAAGATAAGGGTCTTACCTTTTACTATTGCGAGGACAACTTTTATACCACACCTAAGCTCACCATCAATTTACGCATACGCTCTCCCAAGATTTCTAGAAAGAATATCCGCTCCTTAATAGCTACGGATTTATGTGCTCTTGCTATTAACGAAAATCTTGTTAAACAATACTACCTAGCAGCTCAAGCGGGTCTTTCTTTCTCTACTTCTTTGCGTGGAGATGGGTTGAATTTAGAAATTACTGGATATACTACTACGGCCCCTATCTTACTGAAGTCTATTTTATCTTCTTTGAAACCTGCTATAGATAAAGACAAGTTCGACATACAGAAGCAACAGCTTCTAGAAATATATCAGAGAAAGATTTCAGAATGTCCTATACGTGCAGGGATCGATCAACTGTGGTCGTATACACTACACGACGTGTACTCTTATCAAGAAAAGCTTGCCTCTCTAAAAACCATGGATTTTGAAGAGGTAGAAAGTTTTGTAAACAGTCTATTTGACCAACTACATGTTGATGCTTTAGTTCTTGGACCGCCATCAAAAAAACAAGAAGACGAACTACTATCTATAGTTAAGGATTTTTCTTCTTGCTATCCACAATATGATGTCGACGGTTTTTACTATCAAAGGCAGGAGAAAGACATCGCCAATATAAACATAGATTATCCCTTATCAGGGAACGCTATGTTGTTAGTCCTTCAAGATAGACGTTCTTCTTCCATAGACCATGTCGTTGCCACAGAAATGATGTTTAAATGGCTACATCACATCGCCTTCTCTCATTTGCGTACAGAACAACAATTAGGCTACGTTATAGGAGCATGTTACCACGAACCTCTACTATGTCCTTCAGGGATACTGTACATCCGTTCTAATGCATATACTCCTCAAGAATTGGCAATGAAAACACAGGCTTTCATCCAAAGTGTTGCTGCTTCGGTAGAGGATTTTGGTATGTCAGAGGCATATTTTTCTGACTTAAAAGACGCCTATATAAAAAATATTACTCATCCTACCCATTCCTTAGAATCTATGGGGTCGGCATTATTTTCGCTAGCCTTTGAAAAAGCGTCTGTACAATTTTCACTACCTAACGAAAAAATTGCCGCTGCTAAAAATATGAACTACACGGATTTTAAAGTTTACTGCCAGGAATTTCTCAATCAGAAATTAGGATCAGAAATTCCTGTATACATTCATGGAAAAGAGGGTTAG